Proteins encoded in a region of the Osmerus mordax isolate fOsmMor3 chromosome 17, fOsmMor3.pri, whole genome shotgun sequence genome:
- the LOC136960438 gene encoding staphylococcal nuclease domain-containing protein 1-like: MLIKVVDFAAGAQLESLMESMRAEVAAPAARGGFLRPPAEETTASPSSATESDQGDVVDSLVRDIQNSQCLLNVEYSGVSCPHVTLQFSDSKEDVGLGLVKEGMVMVEIRKEKHLQKMVTEFLIGQESAKSARLNIWRYGDFRADDADEFGYRR, encoded by the exons ATGCTAATCAAGGTAGTGGATTTTGCGGCAG gagcCCAGCTGGAGAGTCTGATGGAGAGCATGAGGGCGGAGGTAGCCGCCCCAGCCGCCCGTGGAGGGTTCCTACGCCCCCCCGCAGAGGAGACTACTGCATCGCCAAGTTCAGCGACGGAGAgtg ACCAGGGGGACGTGGTGGACAGTCTGGTGAGGGACATCCAGAACAGCCAGTGTCTGCTGAACGTGGAGTACAGCGGGGTGTCCTGTCCCCACGTCACCCTGCAGTTCTCAGACTCCAAGGAGGAcgtgggcctgggcctggtgaAGGAGGGCATGGTGATGGTGGAGATACGCAAGGAGAAGCACCTGCAGAAGATG gtgactGAGTTCCTGATTGGACAAGAGTCTGCCAAGAGTGCACGG ctgaACATCTGGCGCTACGGGGACTTCAGGGCCGACGACGCAGATGAGTTTGGCTACAGGCGCTGA